In the Pseudomonas orientalis genome, one interval contains:
- a CDS encoding substrate-binding periplasmic protein: MAACRWLLIVLCTFASLAQADVPVPGKIVLASEEWNDYTNQDGSGLAWDLLRQVFEPAGITVHTRSVPYTRSIGLAQRGEVDGCVGTYREEASGVLYPRWNFDADHVYALGLATAPTPTLATLGKYRLAWVRGYKYEGYLPNVQRFNQIERRSGILPMLQHGRADFYIDALTEAKYVLSQAQDPALFKLTHIAELPLYVGFADTERGRALMAVYDQRLASLVKSGELKAIFDRWKQPYPL; this comes from the coding sequence ATGGCTGCATGCCGCTGGCTGCTGATCGTGCTGTGTACCTTCGCTTCCCTGGCCCAGGCGGACGTTCCGGTGCCCGGCAAAATCGTGCTGGCCAGTGAGGAATGGAACGACTACACCAACCAAGATGGCAGCGGCCTGGCCTGGGACCTGTTGCGCCAAGTCTTTGAACCGGCTGGCATCACCGTGCACACCCGCAGCGTGCCCTACACCCGCTCGATTGGCCTGGCTCAGCGTGGTGAAGTGGATGGTTGTGTCGGCACCTATCGCGAGGAGGCCAGTGGTGTGCTGTACCCGCGCTGGAATTTCGACGCCGATCATGTCTACGCCCTCGGGTTGGCCACTGCACCCACGCCGACCCTGGCGACCTTGGGCAAGTACCGCCTGGCCTGGGTGCGTGGTTACAAATACGAGGGGTACCTGCCCAACGTGCAGCGCTTTAACCAGATCGAGCGGCGCAGCGGCATTCTGCCGATGCTGCAACACGGCCGTGCCGATTTCTATATCGATGCCCTTACCGAGGCCAAATACGTGCTCAGCCAGGCGCAAGACCCGGCACTGTTCAAACTCACCCATATTGCTGAACTGCCGCTCTATGTAGGCTTTGCCGACACCGAGCGCGGCAGGGCATTGATGGCCGTGTATGACCAGCGTCTGGCCAGCCTGGTCAAGAGCGGTGAGTTGAAAGCGATTTTCGACCGTTGGAAACAGCCCTACCCCTTGTAG
- the ycaC gene encoding isochorismate family cysteine hydrolase YcaC — MSTATYNRLNKDDAIVLLVDHQTGLISLVQDFSPNEFKNNVLALADLAKFFNLPTILTTSFEQGPNGPLVPELKEMFPDAPYIARPGQINAWDNEDFVKAIKATGRKQIIIAGVVTDVCVAFPTLSALAEGFEVFVVTDASGTFNTTVQQAAWSRMTQAGAQLMNWFSVACELHRDWRNDIEGLGNLLSQRIPNYRNLMNGYAALTAQQK; from the coding sequence ATGAGCACTGCAACCTACAACCGCCTCAACAAAGACGACGCCATTGTCCTGCTGGTCGACCACCAGACCGGTCTGATCTCCCTGGTGCAGGACTTCTCCCCCAACGAGTTCAAGAACAACGTGCTGGCCCTCGCCGACCTGGCCAAGTTCTTCAACCTGCCGACCATCCTCACCACCAGTTTCGAACAAGGCCCCAACGGCCCGCTGGTGCCGGAGTTGAAGGAGATGTTCCCGGACGCGCCGTATATCGCTCGCCCAGGCCAGATCAATGCGTGGGACAACGAAGACTTCGTCAAGGCGATCAAGGCCACCGGGCGCAAGCAGATCATCATTGCCGGTGTGGTGACGGATGTGTGCGTGGCGTTCCCGACCTTGTCGGCGCTGGCGGAAGGATTCGAGGTGTTTGTGGTGACGGATGCGTCGGGCACGTTCAATACCACGGTGCAGCAGGCGGCGTGGAGTCGGATGACCCAGGCCGGTGCGCAATTGATGAACTGGTTTTCGGTGGCGTGTGAGCTGCATCGCGACTGGCGTAACGATATCGAAGGCTTGGGGAATCTGTTGTCCCAGCGTATTCCTAACTATCGCAATTTGATGAATGGGTATGCGGCGCTGACGGCGCAGCAGAAATAA
- the dxs gene encoding 1-deoxy-D-xylulose-5-phosphate synthase codes for MPTTFQEIPRKRPSTPLLDRAATPDGLRRLGEAELETLADELRLELLYTVGQTGGHFGAGLGVIELTIALHYVFDTPDDRLVWDVGHQAYPHKILTGRRERMASLRQKDGIAAFPRRSESEYDTFGVGHSSTSISAALGMAIAARLQGSERKAIAVIGDGALTAGMAFEALNHAPEVDANMLVILNDNDMSISRNVGGLSNYLAKILSSRTYASMREGSKKVLSRLPGAWEIARRTEEYAKGMLVPGTLFEELGWNYIGPIDGHDLPTLIATLRNMRDLKGPQFLHIVTKKGKGFAPAEVDPIGYHAITKLEPLDAPAAAPKKASGPKYSGVFGEWLCDMAAADPRLVGITPAMKEGSDLVAFSERFPLRYFDVAIAEQHAVTFAAGMACEGAKPVVAIYSTFLQRGYDQLVHDVAVQNLDVLFAIDRAGLVGEDGPTHAGSFDLSYLRCIPGMLVMTPSDENELRKMLSTGHLYNGPAAVRYPRGNGPNAVIEKDLEPIEIGKGIVRRQGSKTAFLVFGVQLAEALKVAERLDATVVDMRFVKPLDEALVREIAGSHDLLVTVEENAIMGGAGAAVSEFLARENILKSVLHLGLPDVYVEHAKPAQMLAECGLDEVGIEASVRQRMALLAL; via the coding sequence ATGCCCACGACGTTCCAAGAGATTCCCCGCAAGCGCCCGTCCACGCCTCTGCTCGACCGTGCTGCCACGCCGGACGGCCTGCGTCGGTTGGGTGAAGCCGAGCTGGAAACCCTGGCCGATGAACTGCGCCTGGAATTGCTCTACACGGTCGGCCAGACCGGTGGGCATTTCGGTGCCGGGCTGGGCGTGATCGAGCTGACCATCGCCTTGCACTACGTATTCGACACCCCGGACGACCGGCTGGTGTGGGACGTGGGCCACCAGGCGTATCCGCATAAAATCCTTACCGGCCGTCGCGAACGCATGGCCAGCCTGCGCCAGAAGGACGGTATCGCCGCCTTTCCACGGCGCTCGGAGAGTGAGTACGACACCTTTGGCGTCGGCCACTCCAGCACCTCCATCAGTGCCGCGCTGGGCATGGCGATTGCCGCCCGCCTGCAAGGCAGTGAGCGCAAGGCGATTGCGGTGATCGGTGATGGCGCACTGACTGCGGGCATGGCCTTCGAGGCGCTGAACCATGCGCCGGAAGTGGATGCCAACATGTTGGTGATCCTCAACGACAACGACATGTCGATTTCGCGCAATGTCGGTGGTTTGTCCAATTACCTGGCCAAAATCCTCTCCAGCCGCACCTACGCCAGCATGCGCGAAGGCAGCAAGAAAGTGCTGTCGCGTCTGCCCGGCGCGTGGGAAATTGCCCGTCGCACGGAAGAATATGCCAAGGGCATGCTGGTGCCCGGCACGTTGTTCGAGGAGTTGGGCTGGAATTACATCGGCCCTATCGACGGTCATGACCTGCCCACCCTGATTGCCACGCTGCGCAATATGCGTGACCTCAAGGGCCCGCAGTTCCTGCATATCGTCACCAAGAAAGGCAAAGGCTTCGCGCCGGCGGAAGTCGACCCGATCGGTTATCACGCGATCACCAAGCTCGAGCCCCTGGACGCCCCCGCCGCTGCGCCGAAAAAGGCCAGCGGGCCGAAGTATTCCGGTGTGTTTGGCGAATGGTTGTGCGACATGGCCGCCGCCGACCCGCGCCTGGTAGGTATTACCCCGGCGATGAAGGAAGGCTCCGACCTGGTGGCCTTCAGCGAGCGTTTCCCGCTGCGCTATTTCGACGTGGCGATTGCCGAGCAGCACGCGGTGACCTTCGCCGCAGGCATGGCCTGTGAAGGCGCCAAACCGGTGGTCGCGATTTACTCGACCTTCCTGCAACGCGGTTATGACCAGTTGGTGCATGACGTAGCGGTGCAGAACCTCGACGTACTGTTCGCCATCGACCGCGCCGGTCTTGTCGGCGAAGACGGTCCGACCCACGCGGGCAGTTTCGACCTGTCCTACCTGCGCTGCATTCCCGGCATGCTGGTGATGACGCCGAGCGACGAGAACGAATTGCGCAAGATGCTCAGCACCGGCCACCTGTACAACGGCCCCGCCGCCGTGCGCTATCCGCGCGGCAATGGCCCGAATGCGGTGATCGAGAAAGACCTGGAGCCGATTGAAATCGGCAAGGGTATCGTGCGTCGCCAGGGCAGCAAGACTGCGTTCCTGGTGTTTGGCGTACAACTGGCCGAAGCGCTGAAAGTGGCTGAGAGGCTTGATGCAACGGTAGTCGACATGCGTTTCGTCAAGCCGCTGGATGAAGCACTGGTTCGCGAGATCGCCGGTAGCCATGATCTGTTGGTGACCGTCGAAGAGAACGCCATCATGGGCGGCGCCGGTGCGGCGGTCAGCGAGTTCCTGGCACGGGAGAATATCCTCAAGTCGGTGCTGCACCTGGGCTTGCCGGATGTGTACGTCGAACACGCCAAGCCGGCGCAGATGCTGGCTGAATGCGGGTTGGATGAAGTCGGTATCGAGGCTTCGGTGCGCCAGCGCATGGCGCTTCTGGCCCTGTAG
- a CDS encoding cobalamin-binding protein, translating into MKRYWLALLLGFSVQALAVERVVSLAPSLSEIVVELGAADLLVGVLDGGERPSVLAQVPSVGRYGQLDMERLLSLQPDLILLWPGSVGPAQREQLQRLNIPVYVAEPHNLEQLTTQVQAIAEQLGRADAGLALADQLRQRLAELRQRYQRVKPLRVFYQVWNQPLYTVGGEQIISDALQVCGARNVFDELKLPAPQVSIESVLQRDPQLILVGDQAQLEAWKVWPSMAARVRLVPDKGLERPSGQMLEAVARLCQVIAPDL; encoded by the coding sequence ATGAAACGCTACTGGCTGGCGCTGCTGCTGGGGTTCAGCGTTCAGGCGCTGGCGGTCGAGCGCGTCGTCAGTCTGGCGCCGTCGCTGTCTGAAATCGTCGTCGAACTGGGCGCTGCCGACCTCTTGGTGGGCGTGCTCGATGGCGGCGAGCGGCCGTCGGTCCTTGCGCAGGTGCCATCGGTGGGGCGTTACGGCCAGTTGGACATGGAGCGCCTGCTCAGCCTCCAGCCCGACCTGATCCTGCTCTGGCCCGGCAGCGTCGGCCCGGCCCAGCGTGAGCAGTTGCAGCGCCTGAATATCCCGGTGTACGTCGCCGAGCCCCATAATCTTGAACAACTGACCACACAGGTACAGGCCATTGCCGAGCAATTGGGGCGTGCCGATGCCGGCCTGGCGTTGGCCGACCAACTGCGCCAGCGCCTCGCCGAACTGCGCCAACGCTACCAGCGCGTCAAGCCGCTGCGCGTGTTTTACCAGGTCTGGAACCAGCCGCTGTACACCGTGGGCGGTGAGCAGATCATCAGCGATGCGTTGCAGGTGTGCGGGGCGCGCAATGTGTTCGATGAGCTGAAACTGCCGGCGCCGCAGGTGAGTATTGAGTCAGTGTTGCAGCGTGATCCGCAGCTGATCCTGGTGGGCGATCAGGCGCAGCTTGAGGCCTGGAAGGTCTGGCCAAGTATGGCGGCGCGCGTGCGGTTGGTGCCGGACAAGGGCCTGGAGCGGCCCAGTGGGCAGATGCTGGAAGCGGTGGCGCGGTTGTGTCAGGTGATTGCGCCTGATCTTTGA
- a CDS encoding Fic family protein has product MDHPHWIWQHLDWPHFHWQPGRLGPLLRECGQAQGRLLGMLGTVNQAVNAQNELDALLQNILTSSAIEGEQLNVGSVRSSLARRLGLQPLKDASVSRRSEGLAELMMDATQQYSQPFTLARLLNWHHLLFPTPDAGYIAKALHVGALRGDEPMQVVSGRLDRPTVHFEAPPREGLEHALGEFLEWFETSRDQPELDPLVRAGVAHFWFVTLHPFDDGNGRLTRAITDLALAQGEHQAIRFYAMSASILEDRTGYYEALESSQKATLDITDWLEWFLKTLLRSVQQAMARIDRVLHKSRFWQRRRDLVLSAEQIKVLNRLLDGGERGFEQGISAAQYQAVAKVSKATATRHLADLLEKNCLIRLPAGGRSTRYQINPTYE; this is encoded by the coding sequence ATGGACCATCCACACTGGATCTGGCAACACCTTGACTGGCCGCACTTTCATTGGCAACCAGGCCGTCTGGGGCCTTTGCTGCGCGAGTGCGGGCAAGCACAAGGCAGGTTGCTGGGCATGCTCGGTACGGTCAACCAGGCGGTCAATGCGCAGAACGAACTGGATGCCTTGCTGCAAAACATTCTGACCTCGTCAGCCATCGAGGGGGAGCAGTTGAATGTCGGCTCGGTGCGCTCATCGCTGGCGCGGCGTTTAGGCTTGCAGCCCTTGAAGGATGCGAGCGTCAGCCGCCGTAGTGAGGGTCTGGCCGAGTTGATGATGGATGCCACCCAACAATACTCCCAGCCCTTCACTCTCGCCCGTCTTTTGAATTGGCACCATTTGTTATTTCCAACGCCGGACGCTGGTTATATCGCGAAAGCGCTGCATGTCGGCGCGTTGCGCGGGGACGAGCCGATGCAGGTAGTGTCGGGGCGGCTTGATCGGCCAACGGTGCATTTCGAGGCGCCACCTCGTGAGGGCTTGGAGCACGCGCTGGGGGAGTTTTTGGAATGGTTCGAAACCAGCCGCGACCAACCGGAACTCGACCCGCTGGTGCGCGCTGGCGTGGCACATTTCTGGTTCGTCACCCTGCACCCCTTCGATGACGGCAATGGTCGTCTAACACGCGCCATCACGGATTTGGCGCTGGCCCAGGGTGAGCATCAAGCCATACGCTTTTATGCGATGTCGGCCAGCATTCTTGAGGACCGTACCGGTTATTACGAGGCGTTGGAGTCAAGCCAGAAAGCCACGCTGGACATCACGGATTGGCTGGAATGGTTTCTCAAGACCCTGTTGCGCAGCGTTCAGCAAGCCATGGCGCGGATTGACCGGGTCCTGCACAAAAGCCGGTTCTGGCAACGGCGCCGCGACCTCGTGCTGTCCGCCGAACAAATCAAGGTACTCAACCGTTTGCTCGACGGCGGTGAAAGGGGTTTCGAACAGGGCATCAGCGCCGCGCAGTACCAGGCGGTGGCCAAGGTATCCAAGGCAACGGCCACGCGGCACCTGGCTGATTTGCTGGAAAAAAACTGCCTGATCCGTCTCCCCGCAGGCGGCCGCAGCACGCGTTATCAGATCAATCCCACCTACGAGTAA
- the darG gene encoding type II toxin-antitoxin system antitoxin DNA ADP-ribosyl glycohydrolase DarG: protein MIRFTQGNLLQANAEVLVNTVNTVGVMGKGIALMFKERFAENYRLYAAACKAGEVETGKVHVTAVNELDGPRWIVNFPTKRHWRSPSQMAWITEGLHDLRRFLIENHVKSVAVPPLGAGNGGLKWPDVREQIEDVLSDLDVDVLVFEPSNQYLNVAKRSGVEQLTPARALIAELVRRYWVLGMECSLLEIQKLAWFLERAIEKRPGLKNPLDLKFVAHKYGPYANRLEHLLNNLDGSYLHCDKRISDAENSDVIWFDQDRRAFLQTYLRTQAKEYSQALELTAELIDGFESPFGMELLATVDWLLTQEDVAPTVPAVREALKRWNGGVAAAARKNKLFDDQALDIALKRLTSSSFSRQMTSCHI, encoded by the coding sequence ATGATCAGATTCACCCAGGGCAACCTTCTGCAGGCCAACGCCGAAGTCCTCGTCAACACGGTGAATACCGTGGGCGTGATGGGCAAGGGCATCGCGCTGATGTTCAAAGAGCGTTTTGCAGAAAACTATCGCTTGTACGCTGCTGCCTGTAAAGCTGGCGAGGTAGAGACCGGAAAAGTGCACGTAACTGCGGTCAACGAACTGGACGGTCCTCGCTGGATCGTTAACTTCCCGACCAAACGTCACTGGCGATCACCATCGCAGATGGCATGGATAACCGAAGGCCTGCACGACCTCCGTCGTTTTCTGATTGAAAACCATGTGAAGTCAGTGGCGGTTCCTCCGTTAGGGGCCGGTAACGGTGGTCTGAAATGGCCGGACGTTCGCGAACAGATCGAGGATGTCTTGAGCGATCTGGATGTCGATGTGTTGGTTTTTGAGCCATCCAATCAGTATCTGAATGTCGCCAAACGCAGCGGTGTAGAACAGCTTACGCCTGCGCGCGCGCTCATTGCGGAACTGGTTCGACGCTACTGGGTGTTAGGTATGGAATGCAGCCTGCTGGAGATTCAGAAACTGGCTTGGTTCCTGGAGCGCGCAATTGAGAAGCGGCCAGGCCTCAAAAACCCACTGGATCTTAAGTTTGTTGCTCATAAGTACGGGCCGTATGCCAACCGGTTGGAACACCTGCTTAACAATCTGGACGGTAGTTATCTGCATTGCGATAAGCGCATCAGCGATGCGGAAAACAGTGATGTGATCTGGTTTGACCAAGACCGCAGAGCCTTTCTACAAACCTATCTCAGAACACAGGCCAAGGAATATTCCCAGGCCCTGGAGCTTACCGCGGAGTTGATCGATGGCTTTGAATCACCCTTCGGCATGGAGCTATTGGCAACAGTCGACTGGCTGCTGACCCAGGAAGATGTAGCCCCAACCGTTCCGGCTGTACGTGAGGCACTGAAACGATGGAATGGCGGTGTCGCTGCAGCCGCTCGCAAAAACAAGCTGTTTGACGATCAAGCACTTGATATTGCGCTTAAACGGCTCACCTCCAGCAGCTTCAGCCGTCAAATGACTTCCTGTCATATATGA
- the thiL gene encoding thiamine-phosphate kinase yields MGEFELIRNYFAAAPCAQGGEGIALGIGDDCALLTLPAGDQLAVSTDTLVAGVHFADPCDPFLLGQRSLAVAVSDLAAMGAHPLAFTLALTTPSVEDDWLQRYAQGLNTMAQSCGVGLVGGDTTRGPLSLTLTVFGRVPAGQALTRSGAQPGDLLCVGGELGNAAGALPLVLGQRTADAAIAEPLLAHYWSPQPQLALGLALRGKATAAMDISDGLLADCGHIAKASAVRLVVERHRLPLSEALLAFVGEDQAQVAALSGGDDYVLAFTLPPSELAPLQADGWPIHVIGRVEAGQGVTLLDVDGQDITPAVRGYQHFRQTP; encoded by the coding sequence ATGGGTGAGTTCGAGCTGATCCGCAACTATTTCGCCGCCGCGCCCTGTGCGCAAGGTGGCGAAGGCATTGCCCTGGGGATCGGCGACGACTGCGCCTTGCTGACGCTCCCCGCCGGGGACCAGCTGGCGGTTTCTACTGACACGTTAGTGGCCGGCGTGCATTTTGCCGACCCCTGTGACCCGTTCCTGCTCGGCCAGCGCTCGCTGGCCGTGGCGGTGAGCGACCTGGCCGCCATGGGCGCCCATCCTCTTGCCTTTACCCTTGCCCTGACCACACCGAGCGTCGAAGACGATTGGCTGCAACGCTATGCCCAAGGCTTGAACACCATGGCGCAAAGCTGCGGCGTGGGCTTGGTGGGCGGCGATACCACCCGTGGGCCGCTGAGCCTGACCCTGACGGTGTTCGGCCGTGTGCCGGCTGGCCAGGCCTTGACACGCAGCGGTGCACAGCCAGGTGATTTGCTGTGTGTGGGCGGCGAGCTGGGCAATGCCGCTGGCGCCTTGCCGCTGGTATTGGGGCAACGCACGGCTGACGCAGCAATCGCCGAGCCGCTGCTGGCGCATTACTGGTCGCCGCAACCGCAGCTGGCCCTGGGGCTTGCGCTGCGGGGCAAGGCGACTGCGGCGATGGATATCTCTGATGGGCTGCTGGCCGATTGCGGGCATATCGCCAAGGCGTCGGCGGTGCGCCTGGTGGTTGAGCGCCACCGGTTGCCGTTGTCCGAGGCCTTGCTGGCGTTTGTTGGTGAAGACCAGGCTCAAGTGGCGGCGTTGAGCGGGGGCGACGACTACGTGCTGGCGTTCACCTTGCCACCGTCCGAGTTGGCGCCGTTGCAGGCGGATGGTTGGCCGATACATGTGATCGGCCGAGTCGAAGCGGGGCAGGGCGTGACGCTGCTCGACGTCGATGGCCAGGACATCACTCCGGCTGTGCGCGGCTACCAGCATTTTCGCCAGACGCCCTGA
- the ribA gene encoding GTP cyclohydrolase II: MPVVFVAASKLPTPFATFTMHGFLEEATGREHVVLSLGDIADGAPVLGRVHSECLTGDALFSQRCDCGSQLEAALQAIAREGRGVLLYLRQEGRGIGLLNKIRAYELQDGGADTVEANERLGFAADQRDYAICLPMLEHLGVKSLRLMTNNPRKVKALTEMGITVAERVPLHTGHNPHNKLYLATKASKLDHMMGNEHQGEVDRA; this comes from the coding sequence GTGCCCGTCGTTTTCGTCGCCGCTTCCAAGCTGCCTACCCCCTTTGCCACATTCACCATGCATGGCTTTCTCGAAGAAGCCACCGGGCGCGAGCACGTTGTGCTCAGCCTGGGCGATATCGCTGATGGTGCACCGGTGCTGGGCCGCGTGCATTCCGAATGCCTGACCGGCGACGCGCTGTTCAGCCAGCGTTGCGACTGCGGTTCGCAATTGGAAGCCGCGTTGCAGGCTATCGCCCGTGAAGGCCGTGGGGTGCTGCTGTACTTGCGTCAGGAAGGCCGTGGCATCGGTCTGTTGAACAAGATCCGCGCCTATGAATTGCAAGATGGCGGTGCCGACACCGTGGAAGCCAACGAGCGCCTGGGCTTCGCCGCCGACCAGCGTGACTACGCTATCTGCCTGCCGATGCTCGAGCATCTGGGCGTGAAGTCGTTGCGCCTGATGACCAACAACCCGCGCAAGGTCAAAGCCTTGACCGAAATGGGCATCACCGTGGCCGAGCGCGTGCCGCTGCACACCGGGCACAACCCGCACAACAAACTGTACCTGGCCACCAAAGCCAGCAAGCTCGACCACATGATGGGCAACGAGCATCAGGGCGAGGTCGACCGCGCGTGA
- a CDS encoding nuclear FMR1 interacting 1 family protein, with protein sequence MTRGQVKRRLSFNWWQYLALALLPLFVINLVFGRAESLLPVLAMPFFIAGVASMFLSLRYFHAYKHALIATSKALDTPEEPAAWIALAARRRTALLVAALPAWIGALAVFVGLEAVPLFLLALSTTVLFYLYRIPRQLG encoded by the coding sequence GTGACCCGCGGCCAGGTAAAGCGGCGACTGTCCTTTAACTGGTGGCAGTACCTGGCCCTGGCGTTGCTTCCACTGTTTGTGATCAACCTGGTGTTCGGCCGCGCCGAGTCCTTGCTTCCCGTGCTGGCCATGCCGTTCTTTATTGCCGGCGTGGCCTCGATGTTTCTCAGCTTGCGTTATTTTCACGCCTATAAACACGCGCTGATCGCCACCTCCAAAGCCCTCGACACCCCTGAAGAGCCCGCCGCCTGGATCGCCCTCGCGGCGCGTCGGCGCACGGCCTTGCTGGTGGCTGCGTTACCGGCCTGGATCGGCGCGTTGGCGGTGTTCGTCGGCCTGGAAGCGGTACCACTGTTCTTGCTGGCGCTGTCGACGACGGTGCTGTTCTACCTCTATCGCATTCCGCGTCAGTTGGGATGA
- a CDS encoding polyprenyl synthetase family protein has protein sequence MIDAYQASSQARVNAALEPLFVAPSPEMKRLYAAMRYSVMNGGKRVRPLLAYAACEALGAPAEQANGAACAVELIHAYSLVHDDLPAMDDDDLRRGQPTTHKAFDEAYAILAGDGLQSLAFSALLDPALSSVNAEIRLRMVSALALAAGPAGMVGGQAIDMGSVSLKLDQHALEHMHRHKTGALIEAAVQLGALASGRAEAAQLAALHTYSRAIGLAFQVQDDILDVESDTATLGKRQGADVARDKPTYPALLGLAAAKGYALELRDQALDALRPFDAAAEPLRDLARYIVERRH, from the coding sequence ATGATCGATGCGTATCAGGCCAGTAGCCAAGCCCGGGTAAATGCGGCGCTGGAGCCCTTGTTTGTTGCGCCGAGCCCGGAAATGAAGCGGCTTTACGCCGCCATGCGCTACAGCGTGATGAATGGTGGCAAGCGTGTGCGCCCGTTGCTGGCGTATGCGGCGTGTGAAGCGCTGGGTGCGCCAGCCGAGCAAGCCAATGGCGCGGCCTGTGCGGTAGAGCTGATTCACGCCTATTCCCTGGTACACGACGATCTGCCGGCGATGGACGACGACGACCTGCGTCGCGGCCAGCCGACCACCCATAAAGCCTTTGATGAAGCCTACGCGATACTGGCCGGCGATGGCTTGCAAAGCCTGGCGTTCAGCGCATTGCTGGACCCGGCGCTGAGCAGCGTCAATGCCGAGATCCGCCTGCGCATGGTCTCCGCCCTGGCCCTGGCCGCAGGCCCGGCCGGGATGGTCGGCGGGCAGGCGATCGACATGGGTTCGGTCAGCCTCAAGCTGGATCAACACGCCCTGGAACACATGCATCGTCACAAGACCGGCGCGTTGATCGAGGCCGCCGTGCAACTGGGCGCCCTGGCCAGTGGCCGGGCTGAAGCGGCGCAATTGGCGGCGCTGCACACCTATTCACGGGCTATCGGCCTGGCCTTCCAGGTGCAGGACGATATTCTCGATGTGGAAAGCGACACCGCCACCCTCGGCAAACGCCAGGGTGCCGATGTCGCACGGGACAAGCCGACCTATCCTGCGCTGCTCGGGCTTGCGGCCGCCAAGGGCTACGCCCTGGAACTGCGCGATCAGGCCCTGGACGCCCTGCGACCTTTCGACGCGGCGGCTGAACCGTTGCGTGATCTGGCGCGGTATATCGTCGAACGTCGCCACTGA
- a CDS encoding exodeoxyribonuclease VII small subunit translates to MARKKVALDFEQSLADLQTLVERLENGELSLEDSLTAFEQGIGLTRDCQSALAQAEQKVQVLLERDGELAEEPFDAEQPE, encoded by the coding sequence ATGGCCCGCAAAAAAGTTGCACTCGATTTCGAACAATCCCTCGCCGACCTGCAAACCCTGGTCGAGCGTCTGGAGAACGGCGAGTTGTCGCTGGAAGACTCGTTGACGGCGTTTGAGCAAGGCATCGGCCTGACCCGTGACTGCCAGAGCGCGTTGGCGCAGGCTGAGCAGAAAGTGCAGGTGTTGCTCGAGCGCGACGGGGAGTTGGCCGAAGAACCTTTCGATGCGGAACAACCTGAATGA
- a CDS encoding type IV toxin-antitoxin system AbiEi family antitoxin, which produces MKINRLLANWPSGTIVTQAWLHEQGVGPNLIQKYQQTGWVERVGHGAWKRSGDSIDWHSGVFALQQGATVQIWPGGATALSLAGYSHYLTFGKETVDLFGTSAAVLPGWFRKHEWEAQMNFHPGALFTGLEDMALQVFQIPYRQFALKISTPERAVLELIHQSADEMLFSGVADVMNGLATLSPRRLQKLLEACNSIRVKRVFFVLARNAAHAWYARIDRSSIELGKGKRQIIRGGRLDKEFLITVPERFAYAT; this is translated from the coding sequence ATGAAAATAAACCGCCTTCTCGCAAATTGGCCCTCGGGCACGATCGTCACCCAGGCGTGGCTTCACGAGCAGGGAGTCGGCCCCAACCTCATTCAGAAATATCAGCAAACAGGCTGGGTAGAGCGGGTGGGTCACGGCGCCTGGAAACGCAGCGGCGACAGTATCGACTGGCACAGCGGTGTATTCGCGTTGCAACAGGGCGCAACAGTGCAGATCTGGCCGGGCGGCGCGACGGCGTTGAGCCTGGCCGGTTACAGCCATTACCTGACGTTTGGAAAAGAAACCGTTGATTTATTTGGCACCTCAGCCGCCGTTCTCCCCGGTTGGTTTCGCAAGCATGAATGGGAAGCGCAGATGAACTTCCATCCGGGCGCGCTCTTCACCGGGCTGGAAGATATGGCGTTACAAGTTTTCCAAATACCTTACCGCCAATTCGCGCTAAAAATCTCCACCCCGGAACGTGCGGTGCTCGAGCTTATTCACCAAAGCGCCGACGAAATGCTGTTCAGCGGCGTGGCCGATGTAATGAACGGTCTTGCCACGTTGAGCCCCAGGCGCCTGCAGAAGCTGCTTGAAGCGTGCAACTCCATCCGCGTCAAACGTGTGTTCTTTGTGCTGGCGCGTAATGCGGCTCATGCCTGGTATGCGCGAATAGATCGTTCCAGCATTGAGCTAGGCAAGGGCAAGCGGCAAATAATCCGGGGCGGTCGACTCGATAAAGAGTTCCTTATTACCGTTCCGGAGCGTTTTGCCTATGCCACTTGA